A section of the Candidatus Legionella polyplacis genome encodes:
- the nuoG gene encoding NADH-quinone oxidoreductase subunit NuoG, which translates to MIEIEINNNIFKVEKGRTIIQVADDKNIYIPRFCYHKQLSLATNCRMCLVEIYGFNKLFPACSTVINKKIKIFTQSKKVIEAQKSVMEFLLINHPLDCPICDQGGECELQDFSMDFGSDFSAYKEEKRVFSNDNFGSLIASEMTRCIYCTRCIRFDREINGSQELGLLGRGDKIRIGTYIKSSITSEVSGNMIDLCPVGALTSKPFRSLKRSWELFQYNGISIHDCLGSNIYFHASKNKVFRVASRKNDNINKYWISDRDRFSYLGLQSKFRAKKPMLKRNGKWCFVDWSMALKAVSDGILNILQKYGPEQIAVFASPSSTLEEFYLLQKLMRSLGINNLDYRLQQIDFRDQNYQELAPYSSLSYSLIAEQKNILIVGSNIHREVPLVGLKVREAFIKGAKLFIINPIDYNHNFDVEKKIILPIQDLSLQLAKLVLAVLPNDFFLPKELKNFFEGLTVDDETLFIAKSLCYQNSVIITGFICENHPDSSLLRTLLYYFKLFSGVRIFRLTFGSNTLGACVSGFLPHRTTGGISINNPGMDVQSSLKKKLKSYILLAVEPEFDFANSYLALDSIKNADFVVVFSAFQNNQVKEYASILLPISPYYETDGTYININNIWQTVKHVCNPYVESKPAWKVFRVLGNMLNCSGFEYSSIYEVLSEIKSILKKTKKIKYCPYFPKKFPISQKFLVRVGEWPLYRVDMIVRNSCELQTCPSSDIDKVYVRINSSTAKKNNLLTSKFVLVSQEDSMSVMLPIKCDDRVGMNMVWIVNAMLETVNLGYSFLKVDLKKVD; encoded by the coding sequence ATGATTGAAATAGAAATAAACAATAATATTTTTAAGGTTGAAAAAGGAAGAACTATTATTCAGGTTGCTGATGATAAAAATATTTATATACCAAGGTTTTGTTATCATAAACAGTTATCATTAGCTACTAATTGTAGAATGTGTCTTGTAGAAATTTATGGATTTAATAAATTGTTTCCAGCTTGTTCAACAGTAATTAATAAAAAAATAAAAATTTTTACTCAATCTAAAAAAGTTATTGAGGCTCAAAAATCTGTTATGGAGTTTTTATTAATTAATCATCCGTTAGATTGTCCTATTTGTGATCAAGGAGGAGAATGTGAGTTACAAGATTTTTCTATGGATTTTGGATCTGATTTTTCAGCATATAAAGAAGAAAAAAGAGTATTTAGCAATGATAATTTTGGATCTTTAATTGCTTCTGAGATGACACGATGTATTTACTGTACAAGATGTATTCGCTTTGATAGGGAAATTAATGGATCTCAGGAATTAGGATTATTAGGTAGAGGAGATAAGATAAGGATAGGTACATATATAAAATCATCTATAACATCAGAAGTATCTGGGAATATGATTGATTTATGCCCAGTTGGTGCTTTAACTTCTAAACCATTTAGATCATTGAAGCGCTCATGGGAATTGTTTCAATATAATGGAATATCTATTCATGATTGTTTGGGATCAAATATTTATTTTCATGCCAGTAAAAATAAAGTATTTAGGGTTGCCTCTAGAAAGAATGATAATATCAATAAATATTGGATATCTGATAGAGATCGTTTTAGTTATTTAGGATTGCAAAGTAAATTTCGTGCAAAGAAACCAATGTTAAAGAGAAATGGTAAATGGTGTTTTGTAGATTGGTCTATGGCTTTAAAAGCTGTGTCTGATGGAATTTTAAATATATTACAAAAATATGGTCCTGAGCAAATTGCAGTTTTTGCTTCTCCTTCATCTACATTAGAAGAATTTTATTTACTTCAAAAATTAATGAGATCTCTTGGAATAAATAATTTGGATTATAGATTACAGCAAATTGATTTTAGAGATCAGAATTATCAAGAATTAGCTCCATATAGTTCTTTATCATATTCTTTAATTGCAGAACAAAAAAATATACTCATTGTAGGATCTAATATTCATAGAGAAGTTCCGTTAGTTGGATTAAAGGTGCGTGAGGCCTTTATTAAAGGTGCTAAACTATTTATTATAAATCCTATTGATTATAATCATAATTTTGATGTTGAAAAAAAGATAATTTTACCTATACAGGATCTATCATTGCAATTGGCTAAGTTGGTATTAGCTGTTTTGCCAAATGATTTTTTTCTACCTAAAGAATTAAAAAATTTTTTTGAAGGTTTGACAGTAGATGATGAGACTTTATTTATTGCTAAATCTTTATGTTATCAAAATTCTGTTATTATTACGGGTTTTATATGTGAGAATCATCCAGATTCTTCTTTATTACGCACTTTATTGTATTATTTTAAATTATTTAGTGGTGTGAGAATATTTAGGTTAACTTTTGGATCAAATACCTTAGGTGCTTGTGTTTCTGGGTTTTTGCCACATAGAACAACTGGAGGAATTTCTATAAATAATCCAGGAATGGATGTTCAGTCTTCTTTGAAAAAAAAATTAAAAAGTTATATTTTATTGGCAGTAGAACCAGAATTTGATTTTGCTAATTCTTATTTAGCATTAGATTCTATAAAAAATGCTGATTTTGTTGTTGTTTTTTCTGCTTTTCAAAATAATCAAGTTAAAGAATATGCGAGTATTTTATTGCCTATATCTCCTTATTATGAAACTGATGGCACGTATATTAATATTAATAATATTTGGCAGACAGTTAAACATGTTTGTAATCCATATGTTGAATCTAAGCCTGCTTGGAAAGTTTTTAGAGTTTTAGGAAATATGTTAAATTGCAGTGGATTTGAATATTCATCAATTTATGAGGTTTTATCTGAAATTAAATCTATTTTAAAAAAAACTAAAAAAATCAAATATTGTCCATATTTTCCAAAGAAATTTCCTATTTCTCAAAAATTTTTAGTTCGTGTTGGAGAATGGCCTTTATATAGGGTTGACATGATTGTTCGAAATTCTTGTGAATTACAAACATGTCCATCTTCAGATATAGATAAGGTATATGTGAGAATTAATTCTAGTACTGCAAAAAAAAATAATTTACTAACTTCTAAATTTGTTTTAGTTTCTCAAGAAGATAGTATGAGTGTAATGTTACCTATTAAGTGTGATGATAGAGTTGGAATGAATATGGTTTGGATAGTAAACGCTATGTTGGAAACTGTAAATTTAGGATATTCCTTTTTAAAAGTAGATTTAAAAAAAGTTGATTAA
- the nuoF gene encoding NADH-quinone oxidoreductase subunit NuoF: MMKLNQVCYRTFHLKKSWTLSAYQSVGGYTALKYIIRTNMSPEEIIKEIKISSLRGRGGAGFPTYIKWDSIDRTKNEDKYVVCNSDEGEPGTCKDRYILTYNPHQLIEGMIIAGYTIGAKVGYNYIRGEFWFPFKRMEEAVKEAYIFGFLGKNILSSNIDFDLYNHLGAGSYICGEETALLNSLEGKIGQPRFKPPFPAQYGLYGKPTLINNTETLASIPLIIEKGGEWFLNIGKPPNNGGTKCFSVTGHINRPGNYEVPLGTPFKTILSLAGGVYGGKKIKAVIPGGTSMKVVLGKTMMDLDLDFDSLKDIGSGLGSGAIIIMNEHTCMVNALYCITKFYMEESCGQCTPCREGVGWMFRLLRKIKCGYGSLDDIDKLVNVANNIEGKTICAFGDAASWPVQSFIKNFYDEFECFIKKKSIF, from the coding sequence TTGATGAAATTAAATCAAGTTTGTTATAGGACTTTTCATTTAAAAAAATCTTGGACCTTATCTGCATATCAAAGCGTTGGAGGTTACACTGCTTTAAAATATATTATTCGTACTAATATGTCTCCTGAGGAAATTATAAAAGAGATAAAAATATCCTCTTTAAGAGGAAGAGGTGGTGCTGGTTTTCCTACATATATTAAATGGGATTCTATAGATAGAACTAAGAATGAAGATAAATATGTTGTATGTAATTCTGATGAAGGTGAGCCAGGAACTTGTAAGGATAGATATATATTAACATATAATCCACATCAATTAATTGAAGGAATGATTATTGCAGGTTATACTATTGGAGCTAAAGTTGGTTATAATTACATAAGGGGCGAGTTTTGGTTTCCATTTAAGAGAATGGAAGAAGCAGTAAAAGAAGCTTATATATTTGGTTTTTTAGGGAAAAATATATTGAGTAGTAATATCGATTTTGATTTATATAATCATTTAGGAGCAGGTTCCTATATTTGTGGAGAGGAAACAGCTTTATTAAATTCATTAGAGGGTAAAATTGGACAACCTAGGTTTAAGCCACCATTTCCTGCACAATATGGATTATATGGAAAACCAACTCTTATAAATAATACAGAAACTTTAGCTTCTATACCATTAATTATAGAAAAAGGAGGAGAGTGGTTTTTAAATATTGGAAAACCTCCAAATAATGGAGGTACGAAGTGTTTTAGCGTCACTGGACACATTAATCGACCTGGAAATTATGAAGTTCCGTTAGGTACTCCTTTTAAAACAATTTTATCTTTAGCAGGAGGAGTGTATGGTGGAAAAAAAATTAAAGCTGTAATACCAGGTGGAACTTCTATGAAGGTTGTTTTAGGAAAAACTATGATGGACTTGGATTTAGATTTTGATAGTTTAAAGGATATTGGTTCAGGACTAGGGTCTGGTGCCATCATTATAATGAATGAACATACTTGTATGGTTAATGCTCTATATTGTATTACAAAATTTTATATGGAAGAATCTTGTGGACAATGTACACCTTGTAGAGAAGGTGTTGGATGGATGTTTAGATTACTTCGAAAGATAAAATGTGGATATGGAAGTCTTGATGATATTGATAAATTGGTTAATGTAGCTAACAATATAGAAGGAAAAACTATTTGTGCATTTGGAGATGCTGCTTCATGGCCTGTTCAAAGTTTTATTAAAAATTTTTATGATGAATTTGAGTGTTTTATCAAAAAAAAATCTATTTTTTAA
- the nuoE gene encoding NADH-quinone oxidoreductase subunit NuoE encodes MIKTLNQLVDSNKLKEIDDWILKYPVYGKKSSVTRILMILQEIYGYLNNELIVAVADYLGISYISVYEVAKFYSMFFLSHVGKYVINICTGLPCCLLKADDIVEYIKNKLGISLNETTKDGKFTLKEVSCLAFCINAPIIKINKNLYKNITFDEVDFILKKYL; translated from the coding sequence ATGATTAAAACACTTAATCAATTAGTAGACTCTAATAAATTAAAAGAAATTGATGATTGGATATTAAAATATCCAGTTTATGGAAAAAAATCTTCTGTAACAAGAATTCTTATGATATTGCAAGAAATATATGGGTATCTAAATAATGAATTAATTGTTGCTGTAGCGGACTATTTAGGTATTTCATATATTTCTGTTTATGAGGTTGCTAAATTTTATTCCATGTTTTTTTTAAGTCATGTTGGAAAGTATGTTATTAATATTTGTACTGGTTTACCGTGTTGTTTATTGAAAGCTGATGATATTGTTGAGTATATTAAAAATAAGTTAGGTATTTCTCTTAATGAAACAACGAAAGATGGTAAATTTACTTTAAAAGAAGTTTCATGTTTAGCATTTTGTATTAATGCTCCTATTATAAAAATAAATAAAAATTTGTATAAAAATATTACTTTTGATGAAGTTGATTTTATTTTAAAAAAATATTTATAA
- a CDS encoding NADH-quinone oxidoreductase subunit D gives MELKTYTLNFGPQHPASHGVLRLVLELEGETIVGADPHIGFLHRATEKLIETKPYLQNIGYMDRLDYVSMLCNEHSYVLAIEKLLGLDIPIRAKYIRTLFDEITRILNHLLWLGATALDIGAMTVFLYCFREREDLFDCYEAVSGARMHAKYYRPGGVVRDLPEFMPKYRSSIINSQKDIKKINESREGSFLDFLSDFTERFPKCIDEYETLLTDNRIWKQRNVDVGIVSKEDALKWGFTGPMLRASGVNWDLRKKQSYAAYEYIDFNVPIKFNGDCYDRYLIRIEEMRQSNIIIKQCIKWLNNNPGPIKVDNFKISPPSRNSIKSSMESLIHHFKLFSEGFFVPAGEVYAAVEAPKGEFGIYLVSDGSNKPYRIKIRSPSFVHLANYHKMVKGHLLADGVSILASQDIVFGEIDR, from the coding sequence ATGGAGTTAAAAACTTATACTTTAAATTTTGGGCCGCAGCATCCTGCTTCACATGGTGTGTTACGTTTGGTATTGGAATTAGAAGGAGAAACTATAGTTGGAGCTGATCCTCATATTGGTTTTTTACATCGTGCAACTGAAAAACTTATAGAAACTAAACCTTATTTACAAAATATTGGATATATGGATAGGTTAGATTATGTATCTATGTTATGTAATGAACATAGCTATGTGTTAGCTATAGAAAAACTTTTAGGATTAGATATTCCAATAAGAGCAAAATATATTAGAACTTTATTTGATGAGATTACTAGAATATTGAATCATTTATTATGGTTAGGGGCTACGGCTTTAGATATTGGAGCTATGACTGTTTTTCTTTATTGCTTTAGAGAGAGAGAAGATTTATTTGATTGTTATGAGGCTGTATCTGGTGCTCGTATGCATGCTAAATATTATAGACCTGGAGGTGTTGTTCGTGATTTACCAGAATTTATGCCAAAATATAGATCTTCTATTATAAATAGTCAAAAAGATATTAAGAAAATAAATGAGAGTCGTGAAGGAAGTTTTCTTGATTTTTTGTCGGATTTTACAGAAAGGTTTCCTAAATGTATAGATGAATATGAAACATTGTTGACTGATAATAGAATATGGAAACAACGAAATGTAGATGTAGGAATTGTTTCTAAAGAGGATGCGTTAAAATGGGGATTTACAGGTCCAATGCTTAGGGCTTCTGGAGTAAATTGGGATTTACGTAAAAAACAGTCATATGCTGCATATGAGTACATTGATTTTAATGTACCAATAAAGTTCAATGGAGATTGTTACGATAGATATTTAATTCGTATTGAAGAAATGCGTCAATCCAATATTATTATAAAGCAGTGTATAAAATGGCTTAATAATAATCCTGGACCTATTAAAGTAGATAATTTTAAAATTTCCCCGCCATCTAGAAATAGTATAAAATCTAGTATGGAATCTTTAATTCATCATTTTAAATTATTTTCTGAAGGTTTTTTTGTTCCTGCGGGAGAAGTTTATGCAGCTGTAGAAGCTCCAAAAGGAGAATTTGGAATATATTTAGTATCAGATGGTTCTAATAAACCGTACAGGATTAAAATAAGGTCTCCTTCATTTGTACATTTAGCAAATTACCATAAAATGGTTAAAGGACATTTATTAGCTGATGGAGTTTCAATTCTTGCTAGTCAAGATATTGTTTTCGGAGAGATAGATAGGTAA
- a CDS encoding NADH-quinone oxidoreductase subunit C, producing MKKIISLYNKLQSRLKNYSSKIIIDNNEITLKCDLCCLKNILLVLKTDSEFSFNQLIDLCGVDYLDYGKSDWNVRSATVYGFSRAVLEKDSQMLNFDKNRFMVVYHLLSTEKNYRVRIKSFVNNEDLIVPSVCDIWEVADWFERETYDMYGILFDGHPDLRRILTDYGFMHYPLRKDFPIIGYSEIRYDDNLGKVVYEPVNIESRITVPKVVKL from the coding sequence ATGAAAAAAATTATTAGTTTATATAATAAATTACAGAGTAGATTAAAAAATTATAGTAGTAAAATAATAATTGATAATAATGAAATTACGTTAAAATGTGATTTATGTTGTTTGAAAAATATTTTATTAGTTTTGAAAACTGATAGTGAATTTAGTTTTAATCAACTAATTGATTTGTGTGGCGTAGATTATTTAGATTATGGAAAATCTGACTGGAATGTAAGATCGGCAACAGTATATGGTTTTTCTAGAGCTGTATTAGAAAAAGATAGTCAAATGTTGAATTTTGATAAAAATAGGTTTATGGTTGTATATCATTTATTATCAACTGAAAAAAATTATCGTGTTCGTATAAAATCTTTTGTTAACAATGAAGATTTAATAGTTCCTTCTGTTTGTGATATTTGGGAAGTAGCAGATTGGTTTGAAAGAGAAACATATGATATGTATGGAATTTTATTTGATGGACATCCTGATTTAAGAAGAATATTAACTGATTATGGATTTATGCATTATCCGTTGAGAAAAGATTTTCCTATCATAGGTTATTCGGAAATTCGTTACGATGATAATTTAGGTAAAGTAGTTTATGAGCCAGTAAATATTGAATCAAGAATTACTGTTCCTAAAGTTGTAAAATTATAA
- a CDS encoding NuoB/complex I 20 kDa subunit family protein translates to MSIFEGKKYFLTSIEKLVNWAQGNSLWPMTFGLACCAIEMMHAGSSRYDLDRFGVLFRPSPRQSDVMIVAGTLCNKMAPALRRVYDQMPNPKWVISMGSCANGGGYYHYSYSVVRGCDRVIPVDIYIPGCPPTAEALIYGIMQLQNKIKQR, encoded by the coding sequence ATTAGTATTTTTGAAGGAAAAAAATATTTCTTAACTTCTATAGAAAAATTAGTAAATTGGGCTCAGGGAAATTCATTATGGCCTATGACATTCGGTTTGGCATGTTGTGCTATAGAAATGATGCATGCTGGTTCGTCTAGATATGATTTGGATCGTTTTGGCGTTTTATTTAGACCTAGCCCACGTCAATCTGATGTTATGATTGTTGCTGGAACATTATGTAATAAAATGGCACCTGCTTTGAGAAGAGTATATGATCAAATGCCCAATCCAAAATGGGTTATCTCTATGGGATCTTGTGCGAATGGTGGTGGATATTATCATTATTCTTATTCAGTTGTTCGAGGATGTGATCGAGTTATACCTGTTGATATTTATATACCAGGATGTCCTCCTACTGCTGAAGCGTTGATTTATGGTATAATGCAATTACAAAATAAAATTAAGCAAAGATAA
- a CDS encoding NADH-quinone oxidoreductase subunit A, translating to MYLLILIFFIIVLSISLIIVGFGLLVNTFVENKEKSLSYECGFDTYSHAHDPFDIKFYLVSILFVLFDIETVFIFPWVVVFRKLNYIGIYGMILFLVLLVIGFIYEWRSGALDWK from the coding sequence GTGTATTTGTTAATTTTAATTTTTTTTATTATTGTACTTTCCATTAGTTTGATAATAGTAGGTTTTGGTTTGTTAGTTAATACTTTTGTTGAGAATAAAGAAAAGAGTTTATCATATGAATGTGGTTTTGATACTTACAGTCATGCACATGATCCTTTTGATATAAAATTTTATTTAGTTTCTATATTGTTTGTTTTGTTTGATATAGAAACTGTTTTTATTTTTCCTTGGGTTGTAGTTTTTCGTAAATTAAATTATATTGGAATATATGGAATGATATTGTTTTTGGTTTTGTTAGTAATTGGATTTATATATGAATGGAGATCTGGAGCCTTAGATTGGAAATGA
- the secG gene encoding preprotein translocase subunit SecG has protein sequence MYKFILIIHIFISFVLVFLVLFQNGKGASMSLSFNSGISSTLFGSKGLNSFLYKFTIVLSLFFFITSVSLSCCLSVKLKNLTSVNHNKNYIGDIFRENVLVPSSVYKMERTSY, from the coding sequence ATGTATAAATTTATATTAATAATTCATATTTTCATTTCTTTTGTTTTAGTTTTTTTAGTATTATTTCAAAATGGTAAAGGAGCTAGTATGAGTCTTTCTTTTAATTCTGGAATTTCTAGTACATTATTTGGAAGTAAGGGTTTAAACAGTTTTTTATACAAATTTACAATTGTTTTATCTTTATTTTTTTTTATTACAAGTGTATCTTTATCATGCTGTCTTTCAGTTAAATTAAAAAATTTAACATCAGTCAATCATAATAAAAATTACATAGGAGATATATTTAGAGAGAATGTACTGGTTCCTTCTTCTGTATATAAAATGGAACGTACATCTTATTGA
- the tpiA gene encoding triose-phosphate isomerase, which produces MKKIVIINWKMNGNIYDIRLLVEQLILFYKKKVNLTKFIVIPPFIYIPLVVSILKKKGDMLDVFCGAQNIYPRDNGPFTGEISASMLKDYDCRYVLVGHFERRSIFKENDALISKKFHFLQSKKMIPILCIGESDVERKNKKTELVLENQLLSILTKNSDLIDSSEEIFFKDCIIAYEPIWAINNRKVILDMVYLQDTISFIKNFIFKINKGFDRNVHVVYGGGVNKDNVKFLFSKLKINGVLIGRSSLNLYNFLDIVKCINLY; this is translated from the coding sequence ATGAAAAAAATTGTGATTATTAATTGGAAAATGAATGGTAATATATATGATATAAGATTGTTAGTTGAACAATTAATTTTATTTTATAAAAAAAAAGTGAATTTAACAAAATTTATTGTTATTCCACCATTTATTTATATACCTCTTGTTGTAAGTATTTTAAAAAAAAAGGGGGATATGTTAGATGTTTTTTGTGGAGCTCAGAATATTTATCCAAGGGATAATGGACCTTTTACTGGTGAGATTTCTGCATCTATGTTAAAAGATTATGATTGTAGATATGTTTTGGTTGGCCATTTTGAACGTCGTAGTATTTTTAAAGAAAATGATGCTTTAATTTCTAAAAAGTTTCATTTTTTACAAAGTAAAAAGATGATTCCAATTTTGTGTATTGGTGAATCAGATGTAGAAAGAAAAAATAAAAAAACAGAATTGGTATTGGAAAATCAATTATTATCTATTTTAACAAAAAATAGTGATTTAATAGATTCTTCTGAAGAAATTTTTTTTAAAGATTGTATTATTGCGTATGAACCAATATGGGCCATAAACAATAGAAAAGTTATATTAGATATGGTATATTTACAAGATACGATATCTTTTATAAAAAATTTTATATTTAAAATTAATAAAGGTTTTGATAGAAATGTTCATGTAGTTTATGGTGGTGGTGTTAACAAGGATAATGTTAAGTTTTTATTTTCTAAATTAAAAATTAATGGAGTATTAATTGGAAGGAGTTCTTTAAATTTGTATAATTTTTTGGATATTGTGAAATGTATAAATTTATATTAA
- the smpB gene encoding SsrA-binding protein SmpB, whose amino-acid sequence MHIYKKNISSIIASNKKAYFNYYIENIYDAGIILKGWEVKSIRINSINLTNSIILVKNEEIFLLNTHIQPIQNVIKNFYVETKRTRKLLLKYKEIKKLIGSIKQKGYTLIPLEFYWKNNLIKVKISLAKGKKKYDKRLDIKNKEWSRYQQKTLKNYLKLTNIH is encoded by the coding sequence ATGCACATATATAAAAAAAATATATCCTCTATCATTGCATCTAATAAAAAAGCATATTTTAACTATTATATAGAAAATATCTATGATGCTGGAATAATTTTAAAAGGATGGGAAGTAAAAAGTATACGTATAAATTCCATTAACTTAACTAATTCTATAATTTTAGTAAAAAATGAAGAAATATTTTTATTAAACACACATATACAACCAATTCAAAATGTAATAAAAAATTTTTATGTAGAAACAAAAAGAACACGAAAACTACTATTAAAATATAAAGAAATTAAAAAACTAATCGGAAGCATAAAACAAAAAGGATACACTTTAATCCCATTGGAATTTTATTGGAAAAACAATTTAATTAAAGTAAAAATATCTTTAGCAAAAGGTAAAAAAAAATACGATAAAAGACTTGATATAAAAAACAAAGAATGGAGCAGATATCAACAAAAAACTTTAAAAAATTACTTAAAACTTACTAATATCCATTAA
- a CDS encoding Trm112 family protein — protein MENFLLRTLACPLCKKRLIFEKNRLICTFDKISYPILDDIPIMLKEKSCILQ, from the coding sequence ATGGAAAATTTTTTATTAAGAACTTTAGCTTGCCCATTGTGTAAAAAAAGATTAATTTTTGAGAAAAATAGGTTAATATGTACTTTCGACAAAATTTCTTATCCAATATTAGATGACATTCCTATCATGTTAAAGGAAAAATCTTGCATATTACAATAA
- the tsaB gene encoding tRNA (adenosine(37)-N6)-threonylcarbamoyltransferase complex dimerization subunit type 1 TsaB, with amino-acid sequence MNFLAIDLSTDMSSVALLTKDGMFYKKDLDLNNRSRFVLKMIDNLLIDSGICFSKLDAIIYCAGPGSFTGIRVACSIVKGLAYTMNIPLFSVSSFNSIAQEAYAMQQYININCFKFNLLVVMDAKMNRVYWDYIKYKFISTKERISKVSSISIPEDKSELILVGVFNDKIISYLSGKIKSRIVNKFFIYPNAKSIINFVLSRKISINNVHINDVVPIYLKDLMLL; translated from the coding sequence ATGAATTTTTTAGCTATTGATTTATCTACAGATATGTCTTCTGTGGCTTTATTAACTAAAGATGGGATGTTTTATAAGAAAGATTTAGATTTAAATAATCGTTCTAGATTTGTTTTAAAAATGATTGATAATTTATTAATAGATTCTGGTATATGTTTTAGTAAATTAGATGCAATAATTTATTGTGCAGGACCAGGAAGTTTTACTGGAATTCGTGTTGCTTGTAGTATAGTAAAAGGTTTAGCATATACCATGAATATCCCATTATTTTCAGTTAGTAGTTTTAATTCTATTGCGCAAGAAGCTTATGCTATGCAGCAATATATTAATATTAATTGTTTTAAATTTAATTTGTTAGTTGTAATGGATGCAAAAATGAATAGAGTTTATTGGGATTATATTAAATATAAGTTTATTAGTACAAAAGAGAGAATATCAAAAGTTTCAAGTATTTCTATACCTGAAGATAAATCTGAATTAATTTTAGTTGGTGTTTTTAATGATAAGATCATCAGTTATTTGTCTGGTAAGATAAAAAGTCGAATTGTGAATAAATTTTTTATTTATCCAAATGCGAAATCCATTATTAATTTTGTATTAAGTAGAAAAATATCAATTAATAATGTACATATTAACGATGTTGTTCCTATCTATTTAAAAGATTTAATGTTATTATGA
- the fdxA gene encoding ferredoxin FdxA yields the protein MTFVVTEPCIKCKYTDCVEVCPVDCFYEGPNFLVINPNECIDCALCESECPIKAIVHEDELEDKQKIFLSINKELSKIWPNITSKKKACKDADYWEKISNKLHFLKKKWE from the coding sequence ATGACATTTGTAGTAACAGAACCTTGTATTAAATGTAAATATACTGATTGTGTTGAAGTTTGTCCAGTTGATTGTTTTTATGAGGGGCCAAATTTTTTAGTTATTAATCCAAATGAGTGTATTGATTGCGCTTTATGTGAATCGGAATGTCCAATTAAGGCTATAGTACATGAGGATGAACTTGAAGATAAACAAAAGATTTTTTTAAGTATTAATAAGGAATTATCAAAAATATGGCCTAATATTACTTCTAAAAAAAAAGCATGTAAAGATGCTGATTATTGGGAAAAAATTTCTAATAAATTACATTTTTTAAAAAAAAAGTGGGAATAA